A stretch of Aureispira sp. CCB-E DNA encodes these proteins:
- the rpmI gene encoding 50S ribosomal protein L35, which yields MPKMKSHSGAKKRFKLTGSGKIKRRRAGLRHILTKKSKKRKLLAGHDALVHKHDEKRIKELLAK from the coding sequence ATGCCAAAAATGAAATCACATTCTGGTGCTAAAAAGCGTTTCAAATTAACAGGTTCTGGCAAGATCAAACGTCGTAGAGCTGGTTTGCGTCACATTTTGACTAAAAAGTCGAAAAAACGTAAATTGTTAGCAGGACACGATGCTCTTGTACACAAACATGATGAGAAACGTATTAAGGAATTACTTGCTAAGTAA
- the rplT gene encoding 50S ribosomal protein L20, translated as MPRSVNSVASRKRRKKILKQAKGYFGARSKVYTVAKNAVERGLQYAYRDRKQKKRNFRSLWITRINAGAREYGLSYSQFMHKLNQQGIELNRKVLADLAMNEPEAFKAIIDAVK; from the coding sequence ATGCCACGTTCAGTTAATTCTGTTGCATCAAGAAAAAGAAGAAAGAAAATATTAAAGCAAGCGAAAGGTTACTTTGGTGCTAGATCAAAAGTCTACACGGTAGCCAAAAATGCTGTTGAAAGAGGTTTACAATATGCTTACCGCGACCGTAAACAAAAGAAACGCAATTTCCGTAGCTTGTGGATCACTCGTATCAATGCTGGTGCTCGTGAGTATGGACTTTCTTATTCTCAGTTCATGCACAAGTTAAACCAACAAGGTATCGAGTTGAACCGTAAAGTTCTAGCTGATTTAGCAATGAATGAGCCAGAAGCTTTCAAAGCAATCATCGATGCAGTAAAATAA
- a CDS encoding iron-sulfur cluster assembly accessory protein, giving the protein MTDLETPVKLTEGAITQLKKIMAEQNVTDKHGLRVGVKGGGCSGFTYILGFDEKKENDDEFETGGLRVIMNKAHAIYLVGIEIDFLDGLQNRGFTFNNPNAKESCGCGTSFSA; this is encoded by the coding sequence ATGACTGATTTGGAAACTCCAGTAAAATTAACAGAAGGAGCGATCACACAGCTAAAGAAGATCATGGCAGAACAAAACGTTACAGACAAACACGGATTGCGTGTAGGTGTCAAAGGTGGCGGATGTTCTGGATTTACATATATTTTGGGTTTTGACGAGAAGAAAGAAAATGATGATGAATTTGAAACAGGTGGACTTCGTGTTATTATGAACAAAGCACATGCAATTTATTTGGTAGGCATCGAGATTGATTTCTTAGATGGCTTACAGAATAGAGGGTTTACCTTCAACAATCCCAATGCAAAAGAAAGCTGTGGATGTGGAACTTCATTTTCTGCATAA
- a CDS encoding HSP90 family protein, with protein MEPSVFQVNLTGILKILSDNLYSQKEVFIRELLQNSVDAIQARRKMEAFEPYIRVDYYQNNEGKGLVLSDNGIGLTLSEVEEFLSKIGSSSKSIDVVQDQTDDFIGQFGIGLLSCFMVSDEIVVKTQVKEATETVKWVGHINGTYETIVSIPPEEFVGTRVILKLRPELDLNPSKIQHLLELYGTFLQIPIHYEVNGHPQATIGRSFPWEKQKNGDAILNFGRTVFQQNFSNYIELSDRTGQTTGVAYILPHPVHFAAIQNNHVYIKNMFITDHAQDLLPDWAFFVRGIVNSKNLSPTASREEIYKNETAQQVQEDLGNCIKDYLKNLSVEHPEQLTYILKTHSNALKSLALADTNFLEFIANWFVLPTTEGEYTIKDIKTKSKTVLFVPDLDEFRQLVPIARANGQLVVNAGYIYDTELLERLKQQDTNTLYQRIDVNYFGNILQDVAVEDYDLYADKLGVLQEYMAAFDCELELKQYLPEEIPAIFHLSQETLRNRDLNQIKDNSNALWSSVTDSLFQETQSYRSKLFLNFKNPIVQKILQDQKGQERLFLETVYINAMLMGHYPLNQMELDAMNRNLLLLLNKTL; from the coding sequence ATGGAACCTTCTGTTTTTCAAGTCAACCTGACTGGAATATTAAAAATTTTATCTGATAATCTTTATAGCCAAAAGGAGGTGTTTATACGGGAGTTGCTCCAAAACTCTGTTGATGCCATCCAAGCTCGAAGAAAAATGGAAGCCTTTGAACCTTATATTCGGGTAGATTATTACCAAAATAATGAAGGCAAAGGTTTGGTTTTGAGTGATAATGGAATTGGTTTGACATTGAGTGAAGTAGAAGAGTTTTTATCAAAAATAGGTTCTAGCTCCAAATCAATAGATGTTGTTCAAGACCAAACCGATGATTTTATTGGGCAGTTTGGGATTGGATTGTTGTCTTGTTTTATGGTTAGTGATGAGATTGTAGTAAAAACACAGGTAAAAGAAGCAACTGAAACAGTAAAATGGGTTGGACACATCAACGGAACCTACGAGACAATTGTATCTATTCCACCAGAAGAGTTTGTCGGGACACGTGTTATCTTAAAACTGAGACCCGAATTGGATTTGAATCCTTCCAAAATTCAACATTTATTGGAACTGTATGGAACATTTTTACAAATACCGATTCATTATGAAGTGAATGGTCATCCTCAAGCTACTATAGGACGTAGTTTTCCTTGGGAAAAGCAGAAAAATGGCGATGCTATTTTGAACTTTGGACGAACTGTTTTTCAACAAAACTTTTCTAATTATATCGAATTGTCTGATCGTACTGGGCAAACAACTGGGGTAGCTTATATTTTGCCCCATCCAGTACATTTTGCCGCCATTCAGAATAACCATGTTTATATTAAAAATATGTTTATTACTGATCACGCACAAGATTTGCTGCCAGATTGGGCGTTTTTTGTTCGGGGAATTGTGAATTCCAAAAACTTATCTCCAACAGCGTCTAGAGAAGAAATTTATAAAAATGAGACAGCACAGCAAGTGCAAGAAGATTTAGGCAATTGCATAAAAGATTATTTAAAAAATCTGAGTGTTGAGCATCCCGAACAGCTTACGTACATCCTTAAGACGCATAGCAACGCGCTCAAGTCGCTGGCTTTGGCGGATACCAATTTTTTAGAATTTATTGCCAATTGGTTTGTCTTGCCTACGACAGAAGGAGAATATACCATTAAGGATATTAAGACAAAAAGTAAGACAGTTTTGTTTGTTCCCGATTTGGATGAATTTCGTCAATTGGTGCCGATTGCTAGAGCAAATGGACAATTGGTAGTTAATGCTGGCTATATTTACGATACCGAGCTTTTAGAACGCCTAAAACAGCAAGATACGAATACTTTGTACCAACGTATTGATGTCAATTATTTTGGTAATATTTTGCAAGATGTGGCGGTGGAAGATTATGACTTGTATGCTGATAAGTTGGGAGTACTTCAAGAATATATGGCAGCATTTGATTGTGAGCTGGAGTTGAAACAGTATTTGCCGGAAGAAATTCCTGCTATATTCCATTTGTCACAAGAAACCTTACGAAATCGAGACCTAAATCAAATTAAAGACAACAGCAACGCACTTTGGTCAAGTGTAACGGATTCTCTTTTTCAAGAAACACAGTCGTATCGTTCTAAGTTATTTTTGAATTTTAAGAATCCAATTGTTCAAAAAATTCTTCAAGACCAAAAAGGACAAGAGCGGCTGTTTCTCGAAACGGTTTATATCAATGCGATGTTGATGGGGCATTATCCTCTCAATCAGATGGAGTTGGATGCTATGAATCGCAATTTATTATTATTACTAAACAAAACCCTATAA